A stretch of DNA from Candidatus Cloacimonadota bacterium:
GACGGGACTCGACATCTATCTGCGGCCGGTCAGGATCAGCGACGAGCCGTTACTCAAGGATTTTTTCTATTCCCTGTCGGACAAGAGTCTCTATCGCAGATTTTTCTCAATACGCAAAGACATGTTCCACGAACGGTTGCAACCCTTAGTGGTGATTGACTACACGAAGCAAATGACGATTCTCGCCGTAGTAGACCGCAGGTACCATGAAAATATTGTCGGTATCGGACAGTATATAATGGAGGAATCAACACATACGGCGGAAGTGGCTTTTGCGGTACGGGATGAGTATCAGAACAGGGGAGTAGCAATGGAATTGGCTGCGTACCTTGTGT
This window harbors:
- a CDS encoding GNAT family N-acetyltransferase codes for the protein TGLDIYLRPVRISDEPLLKDFFYSLSDKSLYRRFFSIRKDMFHERLQPLVVIDYTKQMTILAVVDRRYHENIVGIGQYIMEESTHTAEVAFAVRDEYQNRGVAMELAAYLVYLVNREGLLGVTADVLPENEVMLHVFEKMGFSIRRRTKEGVSKAKLMFESRESPGKVV